One stretch of Oryzias latipes chromosome 7, ASM223467v1 DNA includes these proteins:
- the klhl17 gene encoding kelch-like protein 17 isoform X2 gives MMEGGMQLLNRDGHSISHNSKRHYHDSFVSMNRMRQRGLLCDIVLHVSNKEIKAHKVVLASCSPYFHAMFTNEMSESRQTHVTLHDIDSQALEQLVQYAYTAEIVVGEGNVQTLLPAASLLQLNGVRDACCKFLLSQLDPSNCLGIRGFADTHSCSDLLKSAHKYVLQHFVEVSKTEEFMLLPLKQVLDLISSDNLNVPSEEEVYRAVLNWVKHDIDSRRQHVPWLMKCVRLPLLRRDFLMSNVDTELLVRHHSECKDLLIEALKYHLMPEQRGVLSNSRTRPRRCEGASPVLFAVGGGSLFAIHGDCEAYDTRTDRWHMVASMSTRRARVGVAAIGNRLYAVGGYDGTSDLATVESYDPITNSWQPEVSMGTRRSCLGVAVLHGLLYAAGGYDGASCLNSAERYDPLTSTWTSVAAMSTRRRYVRVATLDGSLYAVGGYDSSSHLATVEKYDPQSNTWTTIANMLSRRSSAGVAVLDGMLYVAGGNDGTSCLNSVERFNPKTNTWEGVAAMNIRRSTHDLVAMDGWLYAVGGNDGSSSLNSIEKYNPRSNKWVAASCMFTRRSSVGVAVLELLNFPPPSSPTLSVSSTSL, from the exons ATGATGGAGGGGGGCATGCAGCTTCTCAACCGCGACGGGCACAGCATTTCACACAACTCAAAGCGCCACTATCATGACTCATTCGTGTCCATGAACAGGATGCGACAGCGGGGACTGCTGTGTGACATCGTGCTTCACGTCTCCAACAAAGAAATCAAGGCGCACAAAGTGGTGCTCGCATCCTGCAGCCCCTACTTCCACGCCATGTTTACCA aTGAGATGTCTGAGAGCCGGCAGACCCATGTGACCCTCCACGACATCGACTCTCAGGCTTTGGAGCAGTTGGTCCAATATGCCTACACAGCAGAGATCGTAGTCGGAGAAGGCAACGTTCAG ACGCTGCTCCCAGCTGCAAGCCTGCTGCAGCTCAACGGGGTGCGCGATGCCTGCTGCAAGTTCCTTCTCAGCCAGCTGGACCCCTCCAATTGCCTGGGTATTCGGGGCTTTGCTGATACACACTCCTGCAGTGACCTGCTGAAGTCTGCGCACAAGTATGTGCTGCAGCACTTTGTGGAAGTGTCCAAGACGGAAGAGTTTATGCTCCTGCCACTCAAGCAG GTTCTGGATTTGATCTCCAGTGACAATCTCAACGTCCCATCTGAAGAGGAGGTTTACCGGGCCGTGTTGAACTGGGTGAAGCATGACATTGATAGCCGACGCCAACATGTACCCTGG CTGATGAAGTGTGTGCGTCTGCCCCTCTTGAGACGGGACTTTCTGATGAGCAATGTGGACACAGAGCTGCTGGTGCGTCACCACTCAGAGTGCAAGGACCTGCTGATTGAGGCGCTCAAGTATCACCTGATGCCCGAACAGAGGGGGGTCCTGAGCAACAGCCGGACGCGCCCTCGGCGCTGTGAGGGAGCCAGCCCTGTGCTCTTTGCTGTTG GTGGGGGTAGCCTGTTTGCCATTCATGGAGACTGTGAGGCATACGACACCAGGACGGACCGCTGGCACATGGTGGCGTCCATGTCCACGCGGCGGGCACGGGTGGGTGTGGCAGCTATAGGGAACAGACTATATGCTGTTGGCGG GTATGACGGCACCTCAGACCTCGCCACTGTTGAATCTTATGATCCCATCACCAATTCATGGCAGCCTGAAGTCTCCATGGGAACAAGACGGAGCTGTTTGGGGGTAGCTGTTCTGCATGGCTTACTCTATGCTGCAGGAGGCTATGATGGTGCTTCCTGTCTCAACAG cGCAGAGCGTTATGACCCCCTGACCAGTACATGGACATCCGTGGCAGCCATGAGTACCAGGAGGAGATATGTGCGAGTGGCCACTCTGG ATGGCAGTCTGTATGCGGTGGGAGGTTATGACAGCTCCTCACATCTGGCAACAGTGGAGAAATATGACCCACAG AGCAACACATGGACGACCATTGCCAACATGCTGAGTCGTCGCAGCAGCGCTGGCGTGGCCGTACTAGACGGCATGCTGTATGTGGCGGGAGGCAACGATGGCACCAGCTGCCTAAACTCGGTGGAGCGGTTTAACCCAAAGACCAACACCTGGGAGGGAGTCGCTGCCATGAACATACGCAG GAGCACTCATGACCTGGTGGCCATGGACGGGTGGTTGTACGCTGTTGGGGGAAATGACGGCAGTTCCAGCCTCAACTCGATAGAAAAATACAACCCACGGAGCAACAAGTGGGTGGCGGCCTCCTGCATGTTCACGCGGCGTAGCAGCGTGGGTGTGGCGGTGCTGGAGCTTCTGAACTTCCCTCCGCCCTCCTCGCCCACCCTCTCTGTGTCTTCCACCAGCCTTTGA
- the plekhn1 gene encoding pleckstrin homology domain-containing family N member 1, with translation MGSRVSCVPENNFRSSSKSFIRRNSSRLFRKKNPQEGQEKSNSIINIPYITSPTKKMSPEDLRTIKNIEWNPPFPYDPVNGWKKSSINVKNYGRMIHSSKVRFRFLHCQDIHDCYLDLFETHLHFVSNNPTGLTYQGTLPLKELTICNVQQNCNHSQPQEFTFQINGVSLNSIIVYCANQKEMDYWFGLLKDNIEANGGTAITPETYTRMRIHQSSEGREELRNSIYREPIYEWEGSQRDSLGQITYVTKVRLQHLPCQEQSDRLLVMYPSTLIILSEESDGLFYKGKLPLNMITVTTPCQDVKPNTFMIEGKLINSIVVSCLDRSEFCQWIQHLKSADVPVMTPPPPVYDIIYTPTSTEGPKFDRWSGNSQVRVESNFGQSSSTHGSQNLQPPMSDGNPLSLGYTEPLCYHSSRPSSTETARLGSRTNSMSSQTRQEHRPLSIRYSSPQQSSYQQPADTSELYSTPYRNSPQRLEKSPLVKSNSWSTPQTSLNYSLNPPQRHSANPRQLLSPLYDEPCSPEIYSLEEARELSWQEPIQHQPLYHQNVQLHPSSFQLCNPPMGRRCGKGPAETDASLREAEQRAQAVLKLKLLPVPGQVQEQMHLPSSSARSNTQMSYSYSPDRHSYLEPREPDDQEVDYDNIWEFDNETGMIQPASGISAQWTGLNFGAQGLGAMATQQKWP, from the exons ATGGGGAGCAGGGTTTCATGTGTCCCCGAGAACAACTTCAGATCCTCCAGCAAGAGTTTCATTCGCAGGAACAG CAGTCGTCTGTTTCGCAAGAAGAATCCCCAAGAGGGACAGGAGAAGTCAAACAGCATCATCAACATCCCGTACATAACCTCACCCACAAAG AAAATGTCTCCTGAAGACCTTCGGACGATCAAAAACATCGAGTGGAACCCTCCGTTTCCTTACGATCCCGTCAATGGTTGGAAAAAGAGCAGCATCAACGTGAAGAACTACGGCCGGATGATTCACAGCTCCAAAGTTCGTTTTCGCTTCCTGCACTGCCAG GATATACATGACTGCTACTTGGATCTCTTTGAAACACATCTTCATTTTGTCTCCAACAACCCAACAGGACTCACATACCAG gggacTCTTCCACTGAAAGAACTCACCATTTGCAACGTACAACAGAACTGCAATCACAGTCAGCCCCAAGAATTCACATTCCAGATAAACG GTGTCAGCCTTAACTCCATTATTGTCTACTGTGCCAACCAAAAAGAAATGGACTACTGGTTTGGCCTTCTAAAAGACAACATCGAGGCCAACGGAGGGACTGCAATTACGCCTGAAACCTACACAAGAATGAGA ATACATCAGAGTTCTGAAGGAAGAGAAGAGCTGAGGAATTCCATCTACAGAGAGCCCATCTATGAATGGGAGGGCTCTCAGCGGGACAGCCTGGGTCAGATCACTTATGTCACCAAAGTTCGATTGCAGCATCTGCCCTGCCAG GAACAGAGCGACAGACTGCTGGTGATGTATCCTtcaactctgatcatcttatCTGAGGAGAGCGATGGCCTCTTCTATAAG GGAAAACTTCCACTCAACATGATCACGGTCACGACGCCTTGTCAAGATGTCAAGCCTAATACCTTCATGATTGAAG GGAAGCTGATCAACTCCATAGTAGTGTCCTGTCTGGACCGGAGCGAGTTCTGTCAGTGGATACAGCATTTGAAATCTGCTGATGTGCCCGtcatgacccccccacccccagttTATGACATCATCTACACGCCAACATCCACAGAG GGTCCAAAGTTTGATAGATGGAGCGGAAACAGTCAAGTAAGAGTGGAGTCCAACTTTGGCCAGTCATCAAGTACTCATGGGTCCCAAAACCTTCAGCCACCTATGAGTGATGGAAACCCCCTGTCTCTAGGATACACTGAACCACTCTGT TACCACTCCAGCCGTCCTTCCTCTACTGAGACTGCCAGACTGGGCAGTAGAACCAATAGCATGTCCTCACAGACGAGGCAGGAGCATCGGCCTTTGTCAATACGCTACTCCTCCCCCCAGCAGAGCTCCTACCAGCAACCTGCAGACACATCGGAGCTTTACAGCACACCTTACCGGAACAGCCCACAGCGACTTGAGAAATCCCCACTGGTCAAG TCAAACAGCTGGAGCACACCACAGACGTCCTTGAACTATTCCCTGAACCCCCCGCAGCGCCACTCAGCGAACCCGCGACAGCTACTGTCGCCTTTGTACGACGAGCCCTGCAGTCCAGAAATCTACTCCTTGGAGGAGGCTAGAGAG CTAAGCTGGCAGGAGCCGATTCAGCATCAGCCCCTCTACCACCAGAACGTGCAGCTCCACCCCTCCTCCTTCCAACTCTGCAACCCACCAATGGGTAGACGCTGTGGGAAAGGCCCTGCTGAGACGGACGCGTCTTTAAGGGAAGCAGAGCAGCGAGCACAGGCTGTGTTGAAGTTAAAACTTCTGCCTGTTCCCGGTCAAGTGCAGGAGCAG ATGCATCTCCCATCAAGCTCTGCCAGAAGCAACACTCAGATGTCTTACTCATACTCACCAG ATCGCCATTCGTACCTTGAACCCAGAGAACCAGATGACCAGGAAGTGGACTATGACAACATTTGGGAATTTGACAATGAGACTGGAATGATTCAGCCGGCTTCTGGAATTTCAGCGCAGTGGACAGGATTAAACTTTGGGGCCCAAGGCCTTGGTGCCATGGCGACCCAGCAGAAATGgccataa
- the klhl17 gene encoding kelch-like protein 17 isoform X1 has translation MMEGGMQLLNRDGHSISHNSKRHYHDSFVSMNRMRQRGLLCDIVLHVSNKEIKAHKVVLASCSPYFHAMFTNEMSESRQTHVTLHDIDSQALEQLVQYAYTAEIVVGEGNVQTLLPAASLLQLNGVRDACCKFLLSQLDPSNCLGIRGFADTHSCSDLLKSAHKYVLQHFVEVSKTEEFMLLPLKQVLDLISSDNLNVPSEEEVYRAVLNWVKHDIDSRRQHVPWLMKCVRLPLLRRDFLMSNVDTELLVRHHSECKDLLIEALKYHLMPEQRGVLSNSRTRPRRCEGASPVLFAVGQCAPEGGGSLFAIHGDCEAYDTRTDRWHMVASMSTRRARVGVAAIGNRLYAVGGYDGTSDLATVESYDPITNSWQPEVSMGTRRSCLGVAVLHGLLYAAGGYDGASCLNSAERYDPLTSTWTSVAAMSTRRRYVRVATLDGSLYAVGGYDSSSHLATVEKYDPQSNTWTTIANMLSRRSSAGVAVLDGMLYVAGGNDGTSCLNSVERFNPKTNTWEGVAAMNIRRSTHDLVAMDGWLYAVGGNDGSSSLNSIEKYNPRSNKWVAASCMFTRRSSVGVAVLELLNFPPPSSPTLSVSSTSL, from the exons ATGATGGAGGGGGGCATGCAGCTTCTCAACCGCGACGGGCACAGCATTTCACACAACTCAAAGCGCCACTATCATGACTCATTCGTGTCCATGAACAGGATGCGACAGCGGGGACTGCTGTGTGACATCGTGCTTCACGTCTCCAACAAAGAAATCAAGGCGCACAAAGTGGTGCTCGCATCCTGCAGCCCCTACTTCCACGCCATGTTTACCA aTGAGATGTCTGAGAGCCGGCAGACCCATGTGACCCTCCACGACATCGACTCTCAGGCTTTGGAGCAGTTGGTCCAATATGCCTACACAGCAGAGATCGTAGTCGGAGAAGGCAACGTTCAG ACGCTGCTCCCAGCTGCAAGCCTGCTGCAGCTCAACGGGGTGCGCGATGCCTGCTGCAAGTTCCTTCTCAGCCAGCTGGACCCCTCCAATTGCCTGGGTATTCGGGGCTTTGCTGATACACACTCCTGCAGTGACCTGCTGAAGTCTGCGCACAAGTATGTGCTGCAGCACTTTGTGGAAGTGTCCAAGACGGAAGAGTTTATGCTCCTGCCACTCAAGCAG GTTCTGGATTTGATCTCCAGTGACAATCTCAACGTCCCATCTGAAGAGGAGGTTTACCGGGCCGTGTTGAACTGGGTGAAGCATGACATTGATAGCCGACGCCAACATGTACCCTGG CTGATGAAGTGTGTGCGTCTGCCCCTCTTGAGACGGGACTTTCTGATGAGCAATGTGGACACAGAGCTGCTGGTGCGTCACCACTCAGAGTGCAAGGACCTGCTGATTGAGGCGCTCAAGTATCACCTGATGCCCGAACAGAGGGGGGTCCTGAGCAACAGCCGGACGCGCCCTCGGCGCTGTGAGGGAGCCAGCCCTGTGCTCTTTGCTGTTGGTCAGTGTGCCCCTGAAG GTGGGGGTAGCCTGTTTGCCATTCATGGAGACTGTGAGGCATACGACACCAGGACGGACCGCTGGCACATGGTGGCGTCCATGTCCACGCGGCGGGCACGGGTGGGTGTGGCAGCTATAGGGAACAGACTATATGCTGTTGGCGG GTATGACGGCACCTCAGACCTCGCCACTGTTGAATCTTATGATCCCATCACCAATTCATGGCAGCCTGAAGTCTCCATGGGAACAAGACGGAGCTGTTTGGGGGTAGCTGTTCTGCATGGCTTACTCTATGCTGCAGGAGGCTATGATGGTGCTTCCTGTCTCAACAG cGCAGAGCGTTATGACCCCCTGACCAGTACATGGACATCCGTGGCAGCCATGAGTACCAGGAGGAGATATGTGCGAGTGGCCACTCTGG ATGGCAGTCTGTATGCGGTGGGAGGTTATGACAGCTCCTCACATCTGGCAACAGTGGAGAAATATGACCCACAG AGCAACACATGGACGACCATTGCCAACATGCTGAGTCGTCGCAGCAGCGCTGGCGTGGCCGTACTAGACGGCATGCTGTATGTGGCGGGAGGCAACGATGGCACCAGCTGCCTAAACTCGGTGGAGCGGTTTAACCCAAAGACCAACACCTGGGAGGGAGTCGCTGCCATGAACATACGCAG GAGCACTCATGACCTGGTGGCCATGGACGGGTGGTTGTACGCTGTTGGGGGAAATGACGGCAGTTCCAGCCTCAACTCGATAGAAAAATACAACCCACGGAGCAACAAGTGGGTGGCGGCCTCCTGCATGTTCACGCGGCGTAGCAGCGTGGGTGTGGCGGTGCTGGAGCTTCTGAACTTCCCTCCGCCCTCCTCGCCCACCCTCTCTGTGTCTTCCACCAGCCTTTGA